From a single Leishmania infantum JPCM5 genome chromosome 36 genomic region:
- a CDS encoding putative ADP-ribosylation factor GTPase activating protein gives MNIRQRKSERHKEVLRKLSQNGGNKSCFDCGMRGPLYVASDFGILVCSGCSAVHRSFQHKVKGITMSEFTDDEIARFSVAGNDRALKVWLSTFHNQLPRSGDVMALKDHVRVVFEERRFLNAQELSALQDSWEHAREQPSQAPPPLSVTRPAESSLASIPEAPTAQPGPVSAPTNPARPPQEDVFDSLFSASVQSSSTPQPTAHAAAPPPPMTTLHAPAPPAPQQPATVTSIVADLFAGVPPPVVQPAGGYSAPHPQQQQQQQSMSYPTDGGMYNFTQGPQSSMMAPTQLQSSQLPYQQQQQAQPTPYAASGPMVCAPCVGSQHASTFDFAAPSAPAANPYPYQQQQPQPFTWGQPAPTQLQQQQQHMIGFLGSSGSAAPYAAPAQPQSYNFKSGAPGATAYPSANGAPAQAYQLSPFASNPPPPQEDWGASLSSNASSIPNHNRIVVLSVTKQQNDGPQNPQPPWQ, from the coding sequence ATGAATATTCGACAGCGCAAGTCGGAGCGGCacaaggaggtgctgcggaaGCTCAGCCAGAATGGTGGCAACAAGAGCTGTTTTGATTGCGGCATGCGAGGTCCGCTGTACGTAGCCTCAGATTTTGGCATTCTTGTCTGCtccggctgcagcgccgtgcacCGCTCCTTTCAGCACAAGGTGAAGGGGATCACGATGAGTGAGTTTACGGATGACGAGATCGCCCGTTTCTCCGTAGCCGGCAACGACCGGGCCCTCAAGGTATGGTTGAGCACCTTTCACAACCAGCTCCCTCGCTCCGGTGACGTGATGGCGCTGAAAGACCACGTGCGCGTAGTCTTCGAAGAACGGCGGTTTTTGAATGCGCAGGAGCTCTCTGCTTTGCAAGACTCGTGGGAGCACGCAAGGGAACAGCCTTCACAGGCGCCACCACCTTTGTCCGTTACGAGGCCTGCAGAGTCCTCTCTCGCTTCAATTCCAGAGGCACCCACGGCGCAACCCGGGCCCGTTTCGGCACCGACGAATCCCGCGCGACCGCCGCAAGAGGACGTCTTCGATAGCCTGTTCTCTGCATCAGTGCAGTCTTCGTCGACACCGCAACCCACAGcgcatgcagcagcaccaccaccaccaatgACTACCTTGCACGcccctgctcctccagcgccgcagcagcccgcAACAGTAACCAGTATCGTGGCTGACTTGTTTGCTGgagtgccgccgccagtgGTGCAGCCAGCAGGTGGATATAGCGCTCCTCATccacagcaacaacagcaacagcagtcGATGAGCTATCCTACTGATGGCGGCATGTACAACTTCACTCAAGGCCCCCAGAGCAGCATGATGGCACCTACGCAGCTGCAGTCCTCACAGCTGCCgtaccagcagcagcagcaagcgcagCCGACTCCCTACGCTGCAAGTGGCCCGATGGTGTGCGCGCCATGTGTAGGAAGTCAGCACGCATCGACGTTCGATTTTGCCGCACCATCCGCACCTGCGGCGAATCCCTACCCgtaccagcagcagcaaccgcagccGTTCACTTGGGGTCAACCCGCGCCGACACAGctgcaacagcaacagcagcataTGATAGGGTTTCTCGGCTCTTCCGGGAGCGCGGCCCCGTACGCTGCGCCCGCCCAGCCACAGAGCTACAACTTCAAGAGCGGCGCACCAGGCGCCACCGCCTACCCCTCCGCGAACGGTGCACCGGCCCAGGCTTACCAGCTGTCGCCTTTTGCGAGCaatccaccgcctccgcaggAAGACTGGGGTGCGTCCCTGTCGTCAAACGCGTCTTCCATCCCCAACCACAATCGCATCGTCGTCTTGTCGGTGACGAAGCAGCAGAATGACGGACCGCAGAACCCTCAGCCGCCGTGGCAGTGA